The bacterium genome segment CATCAAATCGCTTTTCCCCCAGGCTAAATTCGCCTTTGGCCCGCCGGTGGAGGATGGCTTTTATTATGATGTGGATATCGCCAGGCCGCTGACCCCGGAAGATCTGCAAGCGATTGAAAAAAAGATGGCGGAGATCGTCAAAGCGGATCTCCCGTTCGTCCGAGAGGATTTGACCAAAGCAGAGGCGTTGAAGCTTTTTAAAAGTTTGGGCGAGACGTACAAACTGGAACAGATTGAAAGGTTGAATGAACCGCCGAGCATCTACCGCGAGGGCGATTTTGTCGACCTCTGCCGCGGTCCTCATCTGCCATCCACCGGTGCTGTCAAACACTTCAAGCTTTTGAGCGTGGCCGGCGCCTATTGGCTGGGCGACGAAAAAAATCCCATGTTGCAGCGCGTGTACGGCGTCGCCTTCAGCAAAAAGGCCCAATTGGATGAATACCTGCTGCGCCTGGAAGAAGCTAAAAAACGCGACCATCGGCGCCTGGGCAAGGAACTCGATCTTTACAGCATCAACGAAGAGATCGGTGCAGGGTTGATTCTATGGCACCCCAAGGGCGCCTTTATCCGCTACAAGATCGAAGAGTTCTGGAAGCAGGAGCACCTGAAAGCGGGCTACGAGTTCGTCACTACGCCGCATATCGCACGGGCGAATTTGTGGAGCACCAGCGGCCATCTGGATTTTTTTCATGAAAATATGTTTTCCCCCATGGTGGTGGATGAGGTCGAGTACCTGATCAAGCCGATGAACTGCCCGTTTCATCTGCAGATCTATAAAAACAGCATGCGCAGCTACCGCGACCTGCCGTTGCGGTGGGCCGAGCTCGGCACCGTTTATCGTTATGAGCGCTCCGGCGTGTTGCACGGCCTTTTGCGCGTACGCGGTTTTACCCAGGATGATGCGCATTTGATCTGCCGTCCGGACCAGTTGGACGACGAAATCTCCCGCGTGCTGGATTTTTGCTTGTACATGCTGCGCTCCTTTGGATTTGAGTCCTATGATATCTATCTGTCCACCCGTCCGGCCAACGCGGTGGGCACAGTGGAGAATTGGCAGGTCGCCACTGAGGCGCTCAAGAACGCCTTGGAAAGGGCTCAGGTGGCTTACCAGATCGATCCGGGCGAGGGTGTGTTCTACGGCCCCAAGATCGACATCAAAATACACGATCGTCTGGGACGCACTTGGCAGTGCTCCACCATACAGGTCGATTTCAACGAACCCGAGCGGTTCGATATCGCGTATATCGGCCAGGACGGCAATCGCCATCGTCCGATCATGCTCCATCGAGCCCTGCTCGGATCCCTGGAGCGGTTTTTCGGCGTGCTGATTGAACATTACGCCGGTGCTTTTCCACTTTGGCTGACCCCGGTGCAGGCCATCGTGCTGCCGATCACGGAAAAGCAGGCGGAGTATGGCCGCATGGTTTTCGAAACGCTGCAACAGCAGGGCGTCCGTGTCCAGCTGGATGATCGCAGCGAAAAAGTCGGCTACAAGATTCGTGAAGCGGAAACTCAAAAGATACCCTATATGCTGGTCCTTGGACAAAAAGAGGTTGACACCAACACGGTCTCCCTGCGTAAGCATAAGGAAGGGGATTGCGGCGTGCTGGCCGTCCAATCCGTTGTTGACGAGATCAAAGAAAAGGAAAGAACCAAGAGTTAATCTCGATTCGCGTTGGCGGTTTCGAGCCTTTTTAAGGACTAATATAAGGAGAGATCCCATCAAGAAAAAAGCCATTCGCATCAATGAACAGATTGATGTTCCGGTGGTGCGCCTGATTGGTGAGGCCGGCGAGCAGCTAGGTCTGATTAAAATCAGTGAGGCGCTCAGAAGAGCGGAAGCGGCGGGGTTTGACCTGGTCGAAGTTGCCCCCAACTCTGATCCGCCTGTCTGTAAAATCATGGACTTTGGCAAGTACAAGTACGAACTGGCCAAAAAAGAAAAAGAAACCAGAAAAAAGCAACACATCATCCTGACCAAGGAGATACGGCTGCGACCAAAAATCGAAGAACATGATTTCGATTTCAAGGTCAAACACGCCCGCAAATTTCTTGAGGAGGGCAACCGCGTCAAGGCCTCGGTGGTGTTTAAAGGACGTGAGATGATCCACCAGGAGTTCGGCAAGCGCGTAATGGAAAATTTCACCAAAGCGCTGGAAGACATCGCCAAGTACGATAAGGAACCGGCGATGGAAGGCGGCACCCTGGTGGTCGTCTATACGAAAAAATAATCACTCATCTTTTATGAGAGGAACACTATGCCGAAACAAAAGTCAAACCGGGCGGCTAAAAAACGTTTTCGGTTGACGGGAACGGGTAAAGTACGCAGCAACCATTCGTGTAAACGCCACATTTTAACCAAGAAAACGCGCAAGCGCAAACGGGCGCTGCGGCGCGCCGACATCATCCATCCGGCTGATGAGGCACGCGTCAAAAAAATGATCTCTGCCTGATCGGGCAGACCTTAATCTTTTGGAGGAGTTATGCCAAGATCCCATTCGCCGGTCGTAACGCGTCACCGTCGAAACAAATATTTAAAGGCCGCTAAAGGCTACTGGGGCGGAAAAAGCCGTCTCTGGCGATCTGCTAAAGAGCAGGTCGACAAGGGGCTTCAGTACGCCTACCGCGATCGCCGAGTCAGAAGACGCGAATTTCGTAGTTTGTGGATTGTGCGCATTAACGCGGCAGCCCGGATGTTTGATTCGAGTTATTCTACGTTGATCGACGGGCTGAAAAAGCACAATATCGAAATCAACCGCAAGGTTCTGGCCGACCTGGCGGTGCATGACCTGCCGGCTTTCGAAGCCCTGGTCAAGACGGCCAAATCCTGAAATGGACGCCATGACGGACGCATTCACAGAAATACAATTGCAGATTCGAAACACGGAACAGGAGTTTGACGCCCAGCTACGGACGGTTCAAGACCGTCCACAGCTGGAGCAACTCCGCATTCTCTATCTCGGCCGCAAGGGCCGTGTGCAGGCGCTGTTCAGCAGCATGACGCAACTGGATCCCGCCGAACGACCGGTAATCGGCCAAGAACTGAATCGGCTGAAGAAACAGTTTGAGGAAAAACTGACCGCCAAGGATTCCGGCGTTGTTCAGGCAGCCAAAACGATCGAACAGTTCGATTATAGCCTGCCCGGCCGTTCGCCCGCCTCAGGAGGCCTGCATCCACTGATGCTGGTGCTGGATGAAATCAAGAGCATTTTCACCTCGATGGGCTTTCGCATCGAAGAGGGGCCGGAGATCGAACTGGACTATTATAATTTTGAAGCTCTCAACATCCCGGCGTATCATCCTGTGCGCGACATGCAGGATACGTTCTATCTCGACGGCAAGTATGTGCTGCGCACGCATACTTCGCCGGTGCAGATCCGTACCATGGAACGGCAAAAACCACCGGTGCGCATGATCGCTCCAGGACGCTGTTTTCGTAAAGACACACCGGATGCCACCCATTCGCCCACGTTTCATCAGGTGGAAGGTTTATGCGTAGATCGCGACATCTCCTTTGCCGATTTGAAAGGCGTGGTGCAGGTATTTGCGCAAAAAATGTTCGGCAAAGAGGTCCGCGTCCGTTTCCGGCCCAGCTTTTTTCCTTTCACCGAACCCAGTGCAGAATATGACTTTTCCTGCTTTATCTGTCAGGGAAAAGGGTGCCGGGTATGCAAAGGGACGGGCTGGATCGAAATCTCCGGCGCCGGGATGGTGGATCCAGCGGTGTTTGGCTTCGTTGATTATGATCCCAACGTGTTTTCCGGCTATGCCTTTGGCATGGGTGTAGAACGCATCGCCATGCTCAAGTATCAAATTAATGATATCCGTTATTTCTTCGATAACGACTTGAGATTCCTGGAACAATTCTAATCGGACTTTATTTTGAAAGCAACGCTCAGCTGGCTACAAGAATTTGTCGATATCACCATGCCTCCCCAGCAATTGGCGGACGCCTTGACGATGGCTGGCCTGGAGGTGGAGAGCTGGGAGCCTGTGAAACGCCGTTTCAGCCAGGTAGTGGCTGCCAAGGTTCTGTCCTGCGTGCCGATGGAGAACGCAGAAGGACGGTGGCTGTGCCAAGTGGACGCCGGAGCTGCACCAGTGCAAGTGATCTCTGCGGCGCCGAACACCACCCAGGGCATTCTCGTGCCCATGGCGCAACCGGGCGCTACTTTGGCGGACGGAACTAAAGTGGGCATCCGTAACCTGCATGGAATCGCCAGTGTCGGAATGCTCTGTTCTGAAGCGGAATTGGGTCTGACGGAGCGCGGCGAAGGCCTCATGGTTCTGTCCGCCGACGTGCAGCCAGGCACGGATCTGAAAAAAGTGGTGGGCGATCAGGACTATGTGTTCGATGTCTTTATTACACCGAACCGGCCGGACTGTCTAAGCATTATCGGCCTGGCGCGTGAAATCAGTGCAATAACCGGAATGCGCCTGCGTCGACCTAAAATCAGTCTACCGAGGATCAAGGGCCCACATCGATCCGGCATGAAGATCAAGATCCAGAGTCCCGAGCATTGCTATCGATACTCTGGCCGCATGCTGGAACATATCACCATTCAGCCGTCCCCCTACTGGATGGCCTCACGGTTGTATGCCTGCGGCATGCGAGCCATCAACAACGTGGTGGATGTCACCAACTATGTGATGTTGGAGAGCGGCCAACCGTTGCACGCGTTCGATTATCGCATGTTGGAAAAACACGAGATCCGTGTGCGCACAGCGCATTCAGGCGAATCATTCGTCACGCTGGACGGTCAGGAGCGCATGCTCGATGAAGCGATGTGCTTGATTTGTGACGGCGCCAAGCCGATAGCCTTGGCTGGTGTTATGGGTGGGATGAATTCCGAGGTGCTGGCCGACACCGACACTGTGTACTTGGAGAGTGCCTATTTTGAACCCACAGGCATTCGCCGTACCTCTAAAAAATTGGATCTCTCCACAGAATCTTCCCGACGATTTGAACGCGGCACGGATCCCAATGGCACGCTGTACGCTCTGAATCGCGCCGCCCAGCTGTTGCTGCAGGTGGCGGGCGCCAAGTTGCGCGGTGAGGCTGATGACGTCGTTAGCCACAAAGTCAAGCCGGCCAAAGTGGCTGTGTCGGTTAAAAACATCAACCGGCTGCTGGGTGCGAAAATTTCCAAAAATAAAATAGGCGCTATTTTAGCGCCATTGGAGATTTCGCTTGCCAGATCAGAGGGCGACCGACTCGAGCTTTCCATTCCCACTTTTCGTCCGGATCTTACGCGGGAGATTGACATTGTGGAGGAGGTCGGCCGGCTGTACGGGTATGACCGCATTCCCCAAGCCATCAGCGCCCGCATCGACCAGACGCAGACGAGCAACGAACAGGTTGCTTTTCTCGATCGTCTGCGCGTTCTGTTGAGCGGATTCGGTCTGCGCGAAACGGTGTCGCTGAGTCTGGTTACGCCGCAGATTGCTGACAGGTTTTTACCCGTGGACGGCGAAAGGGTGGAATTGCTCAATCCCCTGAGCGCCGAGCTGTCGACGTTCCGTCCCAGTCTGCTGATCTCGGCGTTGGCCAATATCGCCTACAACCGCAACCGCCAGATTTCCACCCTGCGCTTTTTTGAAATCGGCAACGCTGCCTGGAAACAGCAGGGACGCTTTGTGGAAAAAAAGCAAGGAGTTGTCGTGCTGGCCGGCGATCGGCAGGAACAGGCGTGGTACAGTAGGACGCATGCCTTTGACTTTTACGACATCAAGGGCATTGCTTCGGCGCTCATGGAAAAGTTGGCTATCAACGCTTATGAACTGCGGCCGGTAGCGTCCCCTATTTGGCATGCAGAGAGCGTTTCTTTGTTGATCAACAATCAGGAAC includes the following:
- the rplT gene encoding 50S ribosomal protein L20, with translation MPRSHSPVVTRHRRNKYLKAAKGYWGGKSRLWRSAKEQVDKGLQYAYRDRRVRRREFRSLWIVRINAAARMFDSSYSTLIDGLKKHNIEINRKVLADLAVHDLPAFEALVKTAKS
- the thrS gene encoding threonine--tRNA ligase produces the protein MADITVTFPDGKTKQYPSGVRVRDILSEINGRISREAIAAKYDDRWLDLSAPLTSDGKLVFITADSSEGMDIFWHSSAHVMAHAIKSLFPQAKFAFGPPVEDGFYYDVDIARPLTPEDLQAIEKKMAEIVKADLPFVREDLTKAEALKLFKSLGETYKLEQIERLNEPPSIYREGDFVDLCRGPHLPSTGAVKHFKLLSVAGAYWLGDEKNPMLQRVYGVAFSKKAQLDEYLLRLEEAKKRDHRRLGKELDLYSINEEIGAGLILWHPKGAFIRYKIEEFWKQEHLKAGYEFVTTPHIARANLWSTSGHLDFFHENMFSPMVVDEVEYLIKPMNCPFHLQIYKNSMRSYRDLPLRWAELGTVYRYERSGVLHGLLRVRGFTQDDAHLICRPDQLDDEISRVLDFCLYMLRSFGFESYDIYLSTRPANAVGTVENWQVATEALKNALERAQVAYQIDPGEGVFYGPKIDIKIHDRLGRTWQCSTIQVDFNEPERFDIAYIGQDGNRHRPIMLHRALLGSLERFFGVLIEHYAGAFPLWLTPVQAIVLPITEKQAEYGRMVFETLQQQGVRVQLDDRSEKVGYKIREAETQKIPYMLVLGQKEVDTNTVSLRKHKEGDCGVLAVQSVVDEIKEKERTKS
- the pheS gene encoding phenylalanine--tRNA ligase subunit alpha; this translates as MTDAFTEIQLQIRNTEQEFDAQLRTVQDRPQLEQLRILYLGRKGRVQALFSSMTQLDPAERPVIGQELNRLKKQFEEKLTAKDSGVVQAAKTIEQFDYSLPGRSPASGGLHPLMLVLDEIKSIFTSMGFRIEEGPEIELDYYNFEALNIPAYHPVRDMQDTFYLDGKYVLRTHTSPVQIRTMERQKPPVRMIAPGRCFRKDTPDATHSPTFHQVEGLCVDRDISFADLKGVVQVFAQKMFGKEVRVRFRPSFFPFTEPSAEYDFSCFICQGKGCRVCKGTGWIEISGAGMVDPAVFGFVDYDPNVFSGYAFGMGVERIAMLKYQINDIRYFFDNDLRFLEQF
- the rpmI gene encoding 50S ribosomal protein L35, with amino-acid sequence MPKQKSNRAAKKRFRLTGTGKVRSNHSCKRHILTKKTRKRKRALRRADIIHPADEARVKKMISA
- a CDS encoding translation initiation factor IF-3, with the translated sequence MNEQIDVPVVRLIGEAGEQLGLIKISEALRRAEAAGFDLVEVAPNSDPPVCKIMDFGKYKYELAKKEKETRKKQHIILTKEIRLRPKIEEHDFDFKVKHARKFLEEGNRVKASVVFKGREMIHQEFGKRVMENFTKALEDIAKYDKEPAMEGGTLVVVYTKK
- a CDS encoding phenylalanine--tRNA ligase subunit beta; this encodes MKATLSWLQEFVDITMPPQQLADALTMAGLEVESWEPVKRRFSQVVAAKVLSCVPMENAEGRWLCQVDAGAAPVQVISAAPNTTQGILVPMAQPGATLADGTKVGIRNLHGIASVGMLCSEAELGLTERGEGLMVLSADVQPGTDLKKVVGDQDYVFDVFITPNRPDCLSIIGLAREISAITGMRLRRPKISLPRIKGPHRSGMKIKIQSPEHCYRYSGRMLEHITIQPSPYWMASRLYACGMRAINNVVDVTNYVMLESGQPLHAFDYRMLEKHEIRVRTAHSGESFVTLDGQERMLDEAMCLICDGAKPIALAGVMGGMNSEVLADTDTVYLESAYFEPTGIRRTSKKLDLSTESSRRFERGTDPNGTLYALNRAAQLLLQVAGAKLRGEADDVVSHKVKPAKVAVSVKNINRLLGAKISKNKIGAILAPLEISLARSEGDRLELSIPTFRPDLTREIDIVEEVGRLYGYDRIPQAISARIDQTQTSNEQVAFLDRLRVLLSGFGLRETVSLSLVTPQIADRFLPVDGERVELLNPLSAELSTFRPSLLISALANIAYNRNRQISTLRFFEIGNAAWKQQGRFVEKKQGVVVLAGDRQEQAWYSRTHAFDFYDIKGIASALMEKLAINAYELRPVASPIWHAESVSLLINNQELGVLGRIQRAICEEFKIKTDDVFAFIFDFERLAQAASRSRSFTPVPRFPSAPFDLAILADVNTPVAEIEAVIRNAGGPHLSSVHLFDFYKGEQVPAGRKSLAFSLTFTSKERTLGESEIEEWVRAILDRLKSDLNAELRPR